In a single window of the Flavobacterium sp. W4I14 genome:
- a CDS encoding hypothetical protein (product_source=Hypo-rule applied; transmembrane_helix_parts=Inside_1_20,TMhelix_21_38,Outside_39_52,TMhelix_53_75,Inside_76_94,TMhelix_95_117,Outside_118_146,TMhelix_147_169,Inside_170_188,TMhelix_189_211,Outside_212_220,TMhelix_221_243,Inside_244_262,TMhelix_263_285,Outside_286_299,TMhelix_300_319,Inside_320_331,TMhelix_332_354,Outside_355_363,TMhelix_364_386,Inside_387_407) has translation MGTHNINFSEQFEFTGKVKTLSIVGIVIGIAAVLFGFLAGDKVMHERTFANLLLMAYYFACVCMSGTFFLAVQYVAQAGWSASILRVPQAMAKTLPIAAVILVVVISAGLYTHNLYHHWHADGLTDPNSPNYDSLIAGKAVFLNVPFFLGRQVVFLGVYSIFSIMFVKFSYNEDLAGGLNSYRKSFKNACIFLVIYGFTTPIFAFDTVMSLEAHWFSTMFGWYNFAAMWVSSLATIAIILILLRRAGYMQWVNNSHLHNLGQFIFGFSIFWTYVWFAQFLLIYYANMPEETVYFYKRFEYYKFWFFLNLAMNFLAPVLLLMDRDNKRTDAKLLFVSIVVLLGHWVDYYQMIMPGAVEEGHNGFGIIEIGTAIGFVGLFTFTVLTSLSKKPLIAKNHPLLQESLHHQL, from the coding sequence ATGGGAACTCACAATATTAATTTTAGTGAACAGTTTGAGTTTACAGGTAAAGTAAAAACCTTAAGCATTGTTGGTATCGTTATCGGTATTGCGGCTGTATTGTTCGGTTTCTTAGCCGGCGATAAAGTAATGCATGAGCGTACTTTTGCTAACCTGTTGCTTATGGCATATTACTTTGCATGCGTTTGTATGTCGGGTACATTTTTCCTGGCTGTTCAATATGTAGCTCAAGCAGGTTGGTCTGCATCAATTTTACGTGTACCACAAGCTATGGCAAAAACATTGCCTATTGCGGCTGTAATACTTGTTGTAGTAATTTCGGCAGGTTTATATACACATAACCTTTATCACCACTGGCATGCTGATGGATTAACAGATCCAAACAGCCCTAACTACGATTCATTAATCGCTGGTAAGGCAGTATTCTTAAATGTACCTTTTTTCTTAGGTCGCCAAGTGGTGTTCTTAGGTGTCTATAGTATATTTTCGATCATGTTTGTTAAGTTTTCTTACAACGAAGATTTAGCAGGTGGCTTAAATTCTTACAGAAAAAGCTTTAAAAATGCTTGTATCTTCCTGGTAATCTACGGTTTTACAACGCCAATTTTTGCTTTCGATACCGTAATGTCATTAGAGGCACACTGGTTCTCAACCATGTTCGGTTGGTATAACTTCGCCGCTATGTGGGTAAGCAGTTTAGCTACTATCGCAATTATCCTTATCTTATTAAGAAGAGCTGGTTATATGCAATGGGTTAACAATAGCCACTTACACAATTTAGGTCAGTTTATCTTTGGTTTCTCTATCTTCTGGACTTACGTATGGTTTGCTCAATTCTTATTGATCTACTATGCAAACATGCCTGAAGAGACTGTATATTTCTACAAGCGCTTTGAATATTACAAGTTCTGGTTTTTCTTAAACCTGGCCATGAACTTCTTAGCGCCAGTATTATTATTAATGGACAGAGATAACAAAAGAACAGATGCAAAATTATTGTTCGTTTCTATTGTGGTACTTTTAGGTCACTGGGTAGATTACTACCAAATGATTATGCCAGGAGCGGTAGAAGAAGGACATAATGGTTTTGGTATCATTGAAATTGGTACTGCAATAGGTTTCGTAGGATTGTTTACCTTTACGGTTCTAACATCATTAAGCAAAAAACCATTAATTGCAAAGAACCACCCATTATTACAAGAAAGTTTGCATCATCAACTGTAG
- a CDS encoding cytochrome c oxidase subunit 3 (product_source=KO:K02276; cath_funfam=1.20.120.80; cog=COG1845; ko=KO:K02276; pfam=PF00510; superfamily=81452; transmembrane_helix_parts=Inside_1_28,TMhelix_29_51,Outside_52_75,TMhelix_76_98,Inside_99_110,TMhelix_111_133,Outside_134_182,TMhelix_183_205,Inside_206_217,TMhelix_218_237,Outside_238_238), with product MNAVSQLDQVKTGPWNGGRSPWSVEYGKIMMWFFLLSDAFTFSSLLIYYGAQRFSKLTWPAPDKVFQSIPGIAEHGAPLVFVGIMTFILIMSSVTMVLAVEAGHRRSKKEVIGWMIATIIGGFMFLGCQAIEWTHLHHDGFWWGHIPSAEELKHFFFLKPEDVSLVASQQFANLFFTITGFHGFHVFSGVIINIIILIMTINGTFEKKGHYLMVEKVGLYWHFVDLVWVFVFTFFYLV from the coding sequence ATGAATGCAGTATCACAATTAGATCAAGTTAAAACCGGACCATGGAATGGTGGTCGTTCTCCGTGGTCGGTAGAATATGGTAAAATCATGATGTGGTTTTTCCTTTTGTCAGATGCTTTTACCTTTTCATCTTTATTGATCTACTACGGCGCTCAGCGTTTTTCTAAATTAACATGGCCAGCTCCAGATAAGGTTTTTCAATCTATTCCAGGTATTGCAGAACATGGCGCTCCTTTAGTTTTCGTAGGTATCATGACCTTTATCTTGATCATGAGTTCGGTAACCATGGTTTTAGCGGTAGAGGCAGGTCACAGACGCTCTAAAAAAGAAGTTATCGGCTGGATGATTGCAACCATTATCGGTGGTTTCATGTTCTTAGGATGCCAGGCAATTGAGTGGACTCACTTACACCATGATGGTTTCTGGTGGGGACATATCCCTTCAGCAGAAGAATTGAAACACTTCTTCTTTCTTAAGCCAGAAGATGTATCATTAGTTGCTTCACAACAATTTGCAAACTTATTTTTTACCATTACAGGTTTCCACGGTTTCCACGTATTTAGTGGGGTAATCATTAACATCATCATCCTGATCATGACAATTAATGGAACTTTTGAGAAAAAAGGACATTACCTAATGGTAGAGAAAGTTGGTTTATACTGGCACTTTGTTGATTTAGTTTGGGTGTTTGTATTTACATTCTTCTATTTGGTTTAA
- a CDS encoding cytochrome c oxidase subunit 4 (product_source=KO:K02277; cog=COG5605; ko=KO:K02277; pfam=PF03626; superfamily=161070; tigrfam=TIGR02229; transmembrane_helix_parts=Outside_1_23,TMhelix_24_46,Inside_47_58,TMhelix_59_78,Outside_79_87,TMhelix_88_110,Inside_111_117) produces the protein MSEHTHTTEEHGHGDHAGLSKGKIWKVFGILLLITVIEFIIALVLIPKGLMTQHIGNYIYIALTLLKAFYIVAYFMHLKYEKLGLQLALTVSFIFIIYFIVLMLIEGGFLNIHMMNH, from the coding sequence ATGTCAGAGCATACACATACAACAGAAGAGCACGGGCACGGGGATCATGCGGGTTTATCAAAAGGTAAAATCTGGAAAGTTTTTGGAATCCTTTTATTGATTACTGTAATTGAATTTATCATAGCGCTAGTATTAATTCCTAAAGGATTGATGACCCAGCACATCGGTAACTACATTTATATCGCATTAACCCTGTTAAAAGCATTTTACATTGTAGCCTATTTTATGCATTTAAAATATGAAAAGCTAGGTCTACAACTTGCATTAACAGTATCATTCATTTTCATTATTTACTTTATTGTTTTAATGCTGATAGAAGGTGGATTTTTAAACATCCACATGATGAACCATTAA
- a CDS encoding cytochrome c oxidase assembly protein subunit 15 (product_source=KO:K02259; cog=COG1612; ko=KO:K02259; pfam=PF02628; superfamily=103501; transmembrane_helix_parts=Inside_1_11,TMhelix_12_34,Outside_35_114,TMhelix_115_137,Inside_138_143,TMhelix_144_166,Outside_167_175,TMhelix_176_195,Inside_196_207,TMhelix_208_230,Outside_231_260,TMhelix_261_283,Inside_284_295,TMhelix_296_318,Outside_319_322,TMhelix_323_345,Inside_346_352): MVSRSEQRFIRINLITIIVTLLVILAGGIVRSTGSGMGCPDWPKCFDRYIPPTDVSQLPANYKEKYVAGRLKKNEKFAKYLESMGKVGLADSIRHDKSITIPEEFNPTKTWTEYLNRLAGVAAGIFLFLTVVYSFAYRKTAKRIIVLSILNLFVVGYQGWLGSIVVSTNLAQWVVTVHMLLALVILAISIYTYNYAKQLNKAPSVIMYRIAWLKGFLFFTLVISIVQIVLGTEVREAVDVIAKSLSYGSKNTWISKVGEVFSYHRDLAILVVIANAVVYKMVIDRFSGKAAPLLTARFMLITLLVQLLSGFALAYIAFPPAAQALHILFSTLLFSLQFYLYLLVYRTSTYKQ; the protein is encoded by the coding sequence ATGGTCAGTAGATCAGAACAACGTTTCATTAGAATTAATCTTATAACCATCATAGTTACGCTATTGGTTATACTTGCCGGTGGTATTGTGCGCAGTACCGGATCGGGCATGGGCTGTCCGGATTGGCCTAAATGTTTCGATCGTTACATTCCGCCAACTGATGTATCGCAACTTCCTGCCAATTATAAAGAGAAATATGTGGCAGGCAGGTTAAAGAAGAATGAAAAGTTTGCCAAATATCTGGAAAGCATGGGTAAAGTAGGCTTAGCTGACAGCATTAGGCACGATAAGAGTATCACCATACCTGAAGAGTTTAATCCAACTAAAACCTGGACCGAATACCTGAATAGATTGGCTGGGGTAGCAGCAGGGATATTCTTGTTTTTAACAGTTGTGTATTCATTTGCATACCGCAAAACAGCTAAACGAATTATTGTACTCAGTATCCTGAATCTTTTTGTAGTAGGATACCAAGGTTGGTTAGGTTCGATAGTGGTTTCTACCAACTTAGCGCAATGGGTGGTAACTGTACACATGTTGTTGGCATTGGTTATTTTGGCGATATCTATTTATACCTATAATTATGCGAAGCAATTGAATAAAGCGCCTTCGGTAATTATGTACCGGATAGCGTGGTTAAAAGGATTTTTGTTTTTTACCCTTGTAATCAGTATCGTTCAGATTGTTTTAGGAACCGAGGTTAGGGAAGCGGTAGATGTTATTGCAAAGTCGCTTTCTTACGGGAGCAAGAATACATGGATTTCGAAAGTAGGAGAAGTGTTCTCTTATCACCGTGATCTGGCTATACTCGTCGTAATTGCCAATGCAGTAGTTTATAAAATGGTTATCGACCGTTTTAGTGGTAAGGCTGCACCGTTGTTAACCGCGAGGTTTATGTTAATAACGCTCCTAGTACAGTTATTAAGTGGTTTTGCTTTAGCATATATAGCTTTCCCACCGGCAGCGCAGGCATTGCACATTTTGTTCTCTACCCTGTTATTTAGTTTACAGTTTTACCTGTACTTATTGGTTTATCGAACAAGTACATATAAACAATAA
- a CDS encoding protoheme IX farnesyltransferase (product_source=KO:K02257; cath_funfam=1.20.1300.10; cog=COG0109; ko=KO:K02257; pfam=PF01040; superfamily=48317; tigrfam=TIGR01473; transmembrane_helix_parts=Inside_1_11,TMhelix_12_31,Outside_32_45,TMhelix_46_68,Inside_69_87,TMhelix_88_110,Outside_111_113,TMhelix_114_136,Inside_137_140,TMhelix_141_163,Outside_164_177,TMhelix_178_200,Inside_201_220,TMhelix_221_243,Outside_244_246,TMhelix_247_269,Inside_270_281,TMhelix_282_301,Outside_302_302), translating to MKQYLSDFSKLIKFRLSFTVVFSASISFLIGQKMQVGRGHIPSIDWGNWLILIAGGFLVTAAANCFNEIIEKDLDKLMSRTKDRPMPAGRMTTGQGLILGVFMAFLGTWLLGKLNLETGLLSVFSILLYAFAYTPLKRKSPIAVFVGAIPGALPPLIGYLAAFGSLKAEMFHEIDYYIAGILFLIQFVWQFPHFWAIAWVLDDDYKKAGFRLLPTKKRDKTSALLTFLSTLVLIPVSLLPTIYGFGGYYIASLSLIAGLIFSWLAFKLLMSRELADAKKVMFCSFFYIPAVQLGLLLNFIAK from the coding sequence TTGAAGCAATATCTTTCAGATTTTTCTAAACTTATCAAATTCAGGCTATCGTTTACGGTGGTGTTTTCGGCATCGATCTCTTTTTTGATCGGACAGAAAATGCAGGTGGGTAGAGGCCATATCCCTAGTATTGATTGGGGAAACTGGTTAATATTGATTGCCGGAGGTTTTTTAGTAACCGCTGCTGCAAACTGTTTTAACGAAATTATTGAGAAGGACTTAGATAAGTTAATGTCTAGAACTAAAGATCGCCCTATGCCAGCAGGTAGAATGACTACCGGACAAGGATTGATCCTGGGTGTTTTTATGGCATTTTTAGGTACCTGGTTATTGGGGAAATTAAACCTGGAAACAGGTTTGCTTTCTGTATTTTCGATCCTGTTATATGCATTTGCTTATACACCATTGAAGAGAAAATCGCCAATAGCTGTTTTTGTAGGCGCCATTCCAGGAGCTTTACCGCCACTAATTGGATATTTAGCAGCATTCGGCAGTTTAAAAGCCGAAATGTTCCACGAAATTGATTATTACATTGCAGGCATTCTGTTTTTAATCCAGTTTGTGTGGCAGTTTCCACATTTCTGGGCAATTGCCTGGGTTTTGGATGATGATTATAAGAAAGCGGGTTTTAGGTTGTTACCTACGAAGAAAAGAGATAAAACGTCAGCACTGCTTACCTTTTTAAGCACGCTGGTTTTAATTCCGGTGAGTTTATTACCAACCATTTATGGTTTCGGTGGTTATTACATCGCAAGTTTATCATTAATAGCCGGGCTTATTTTTAGCTGGCTGGCTTTTAAACTTTTAATGAGCAGAGAATTGGCTGATGCCAAGAAAGTAATGTTCTGTTCGTTTTTTTACATCCCGGCAGTACAGCTGGGCTTATTATTAAATTTTATAGCAAAATAA
- a CDS encoding cytochrome c oxidase subunit 1 (product_source=KO:K02274; cath_funfam=1.20.210.10; cog=COG0843; ko=KO:K02274; pfam=PF00115; superfamily=81442; transmembrane_helix_parts=Inside_1_40,TMhelix_41_63,Outside_64_97,TMhelix_98_120,Inside_121_132,TMhelix_133_155,Outside_156_183,TMhelix_184_206,Inside_207_226,TMhelix_227_249,Outside_250_286,TMhelix_287_309,Inside_310_315,TMhelix_316_338,Outside_339_352,TMhelix_353_375,Inside_376_386,TMhelix_387_409,Outside_410_423,TMhelix_424_446,Inside_447_458,TMhelix_459_481,Outside_482_506,TMhelix_507_529,Inside_530_626) — protein sequence MSTIALHDEHNHDHADHGHHKETLISKYIFSMDHKMIAKQFLITGIIMAVIAMGLSILFRIQLAWPDQNFPFLETFLGKWAADGRIKPDFYLALVTIHGTIMVFFVLTAGLSGTFSNLLIPLQIGARDMASPFLNMLSYWFFFMACVIMMSSFFIQTGPASGGWTVYPPLSVVAKAMPGSGLGMTLWLISMVLFVASSLMGGINYVSTILNMRTKGMDLWKMPLTIWAFFLTAILGILSFPVLVAGVVLMVFDRSFGTSFYLSDIVMGTDILPNEGGSPILWQHLFWFLGHPEVYIVIMPALGISSEVISVNSRKPIFGYHAMVYSLIGITVLSFIVWGHHMFVTGMNPLLGGVFMITTLIIAVPSAVKTFNYLATLWRGNIRFTPAMLFAIGLVSFFISGGLTGIFLGNASLDINLHDTYFVVAHFHLVMGSAAIFGMLAGVYHWFPKMFGRMMNAKLGYLHFWLTFIAAYLVFFPLHFLGLDGVPRRYYAFTEFEFMKKWLTVNVFVTWAAIMAALAQVAFLFNFFYSIFKGKVSPQNPWESNTLEWTAPVEHLHGNWPGEIPTVYRWPYDYSKPGHDADFIPQTVPFSQTMSSNLPHDFEGNAEAEKIQQDWELANPVAENKG from the coding sequence ATGTCAACAATAGCATTACACGACGAACACAATCACGATCACGCTGATCATGGGCATCATAAAGAGACTTTGATTTCAAAGTACATCTTTAGTATGGATCATAAAATGATTGCTAAGCAATTTTTGATTACCGGTATTATTATGGCGGTAATAGCAATGGGCTTATCAATTTTATTCCGTATTCAATTGGCATGGCCAGATCAAAACTTCCCTTTCTTAGAAACATTTTTAGGTAAATGGGCTGCAGATGGTCGTATTAAACCCGACTTTTATCTGGCTTTGGTAACCATTCACGGTACCATAATGGTATTCTTTGTACTAACCGCCGGATTGAGCGGAACATTTAGTAACTTACTTATTCCGCTTCAAATTGGAGCAAGAGATATGGCGTCGCCATTCTTGAACATGCTTTCATACTGGTTCTTCTTTATGGCCTGTGTGATCATGATGTCTTCATTCTTTATCCAAACAGGTCCTGCATCTGGTGGTTGGACGGTTTATCCGCCATTATCGGTTGTTGCGAAAGCAATGCCAGGTTCTGGTTTAGGTATGACTTTGTGGTTAATCAGTATGGTACTTTTCGTAGCATCATCTTTAATGGGTGGTATTAACTATGTAAGTACAATTTTAAACATGCGTACTAAAGGTATGGACCTTTGGAAAATGCCATTAACCATATGGGCTTTCTTTTTGACCGCTATTTTAGGTATCTTATCTTTCCCTGTTCTTGTAGCTGGGGTAGTATTAATGGTATTCGATCGTAGTTTTGGAACAAGTTTCTACTTATCTGATATTGTAATGGGTACCGACATTTTACCAAATGAAGGTGGTTCGCCAATTTTATGGCAACACTTATTCTGGTTCTTAGGTCACCCTGAGGTATATATCGTAATTATGCCAGCTTTAGGTATTTCATCTGAAGTAATCTCTGTAAACTCACGTAAACCAATCTTTGGTTACCATGCAATGGTTTACTCATTAATTGGTATTACCGTATTATCATTCATCGTATGGGGTCACCATATGTTTGTAACCGGTATGAATCCATTGTTGGGTGGTGTGTTTATGATTACCACATTGATCATTGCAGTACCATCGGCAGTAAAAACCTTTAACTATTTAGCCACATTATGGCGTGGTAACATCCGTTTCACTCCAGCAATGTTATTTGCTATTGGTTTAGTTTCATTCTTTATTTCTGGTGGTTTAACCGGTATCTTCTTAGGAAATGCTTCATTAGATATTAACTTACACGATACCTACTTTGTTGTTGCCCACTTCCACTTGGTAATGGGATCTGCAGCAATCTTCGGTATGCTTGCGGGTGTGTATCACTGGTTCCCTAAAATGTTCGGTAGAATGATGAATGCTAAATTAGGATATTTACACTTCTGGTTAACTTTCATTGCAGCTTACCTGGTATTCTTCCCACTTCACTTCTTAGGTTTAGATGGTGTACCTCGTCGTTACTATGCATTTACTGAGTTTGAATTTATGAAGAAATGGTTAACTGTTAACGTATTTGTAACATGGGCCGCTATTATGGCAGCACTAGCTCAGGTAGCGTTCTTGTTTAACTTCTTTTACTCAATCTTTAAAGGAAAAGTATCTCCTCAAAATCCTTGGGAATCGAATACATTAGAGTGGACTGCTCCGGTAGAACACCTACATGGTAACTGGCCAGGAGAAATTCCTACGGTTTACAGATGGCCATATGACTATAGCAAACCTGGTCATGATGCCGATTTTATTCCTCAAACTGTTCCTTTCTCTCAAACCATGAGCTCTAACTTGCCTCACGATTTTGAAGGAAATGCAGAAGCAGAAAAAATACAGCAAGATTGGGAATTGGCTAACCCTGTTGCAGAAAACAAGGGCTAG
- a CDS encoding cytochrome c oxidase subunit 3 (product_source=KO:K02276; cath_funfam=1.20.120.80; cog=COG1845; ko=KO:K02276; pfam=PF00510; superfamily=81452; transmembrane_helix_parts=Inside_1_19,TMhelix_20_42,Outside_43_56,TMhelix_57_79,Inside_80_90,TMhelix_91_113,Outside_114_127,TMhelix_128_150,Inside_151_170,TMhelix_171_190,Outside_191_192): protein MVLTMEKMQDTFDPKPRKFIVWLFVVSSTIMFGGFTSYYLVFAASKGKGHGLVLPDAFIYSSLVIIASSITLVLASKALKKLNFSLQRNMLWITVILAIAFGVMQFNAWGSMVRTGATLVGNNAAISFIYVVSGMHLLHIIGGVGLIINALAGSYKSLPIAKVQYRMEIASIFWHFIDILWIYLYVFLLLNR, encoded by the coding sequence ATGGTGCTAACAATGGAAAAGATGCAGGATACGTTTGACCCTAAACCAAGAAAGTTTATTGTTTGGTTATTTGTCGTATCATCAACAATTATGTTTGGTGGTTTTACCAGTTATTATCTGGTATTTGCCGCTTCGAAAGGAAAGGGACATGGTTTAGTTTTACCTGATGCTTTTATTTACTCTAGTTTGGTAATTATTGCCAGTAGCATCACCTTGGTGCTGGCATCGAAGGCTTTAAAGAAACTGAACTTTAGCTTACAGCGCAACATGCTGTGGATAACTGTAATATTAGCCATTGCGTTTGGTGTAATGCAGTTTAATGCCTGGGGAAGCATGGTGCGGACCGGTGCAACCCTGGTAGGAAATAATGCAGCAATATCATTTATTTATGTGGTGTCTGGCATGCACTTATTACACATTATTGGCGGTGTTGGCCTTATTATTAATGCTTTAGCAGGCAGCTATAAAAGCCTTCCTATTGCCAAAGTCCAGTATAGAATGGAAATTGCTTCTATTTTTTGGCATTTTATAGATATATTATGGATATATCTGTATGTTTTTTTACTTTTGAACCGTTAA
- a CDS encoding cytochrome c oxidase subunit 2 (product_source=KO:K02275; cath_funfam=1.10.287.90,2.60.40.420; cleavage_site_network=SignalP-TM; cog=COG1622; ko=KO:K02275; pfam=PF00116,PF02790; superfamily=49503,81464; transmembrane_helix_parts=Inside_1_12,TMhelix_13_35,Outside_36_49,TMhelix_50_72,Inside_73_92,TMhelix_93_115,Outside_116_137,TMhelix_138_160,Inside_161_180,TMhelix_181_200,Outside_201_410), protein MSLRKFITNKTTAALAVLITVFANTSVFAQDAAAGAAAAPKVDMGEVYKSVIFYILVFLAICLFIAIIGKAIKVYELSREAQGKPVGINWNRVHASLFALFLVIGLYGVYWEYTVHGAMLLPDAASEHGKKIDEMFNLTLIITTIVFVVTHILLFGFSYIYKYSAKRKAYYYPHNNTIEKIWTIVPALVLTVLVLMGFLTWRSIFFKVEDPNNKPLQIEVTSEQFKWSIRYPGADGIVGNKNYKLTTASNTLGIDFKDINSRDDEMADEMVLPVGKPVKLILTSKDVIHSFYMPHFRVQLNTVPGMRTIFEFTPTKTTAEMQQETNDPNFNYLFLCAKICGAGHYNMQKVVRVVSEAEYKTWIAEQKTYLNDDLRKQFNLPVAPAPVKSVADSAAKDSAAVKTNQMALNK, encoded by the coding sequence ATGAGTTTAAGAAAGTTTATAACGAATAAAACGACCGCAGCTTTAGCAGTATTGATTACTGTTTTTGCAAACACTAGCGTATTTGCGCAAGATGCAGCAGCAGGTGCTGCCGCGGCACCGAAAGTTGATATGGGCGAGGTTTATAAATCGGTAATATTTTATATTCTGGTTTTCCTTGCCATATGCTTATTCATTGCAATTATTGGTAAAGCAATAAAAGTATATGAATTAAGCCGTGAAGCACAAGGTAAACCTGTTGGTATTAACTGGAACAGGGTACACGCAAGTTTATTTGCGCTGTTTTTAGTGATCGGTTTATATGGTGTATATTGGGAATATACAGTACATGGGGCAATGTTACTTCCTGATGCAGCATCTGAGCACGGAAAGAAAATTGATGAGATGTTTAATTTAACATTAATCATTACCACCATTGTATTTGTAGTTACGCACATCTTATTATTCGGATTTTCTTATATCTATAAATACTCAGCTAAAAGAAAAGCTTACTACTATCCACACAATAATACCATCGAAAAAATCTGGACAATCGTTCCGGCTTTAGTATTAACTGTTTTGGTATTAATGGGTTTCTTAACCTGGAGATCTATTTTCTTCAAAGTTGAAGATCCAAACAATAAACCATTGCAGATAGAGGTTACTTCTGAGCAGTTTAAATGGTCTATCCGTTATCCTGGAGCTGATGGAATAGTAGGTAACAAAAATTACAAGTTAACTACAGCAAGCAATACATTGGGTATCGATTTCAAAGATATCAACTCTCGCGATGATGAGATGGCTGATGAAATGGTTCTTCCTGTTGGTAAACCAGTTAAATTGATCTTAACCAGTAAAGATGTAATTCACAGTTTTTACATGCCACACTTCAGGGTACAGTTAAATACCGTACCAGGTATGAGAACTATATTTGAGTTTACGCCTACAAAAACTACTGCAGAAATGCAGCAAGAAACTAACGATCCTAACTTTAACTACCTTTTCTTATGTGCTAAAATTTGCGGTGCCGGTCACTACAACATGCAAAAAGTGGTACGTGTAGTTTCTGAGGCCGAATACAAAACTTGGATAGCTGAACAGAAAACATACTTAAACGACGATTTAAGAAAACAATTTAATTTGCCAGTGGCACCTGCACCTGTAAAATCAGTAGCAGATTCAGCAGCTAAAGATTCAGCAGCTGTGAAAACTAACCAAATGGCTTTAAATAAATAA